The following coding sequences are from one Senegalia massiliensis window:
- a CDS encoding helix-turn-helix transcriptional regulator yields the protein MKGTLETIRIAKGYSQSEMARKLEIPTSTYYVYETGKRKVPMDIAEKVSKILGEDINDIFLPATFTVSKTKTNHTA from the coding sequence ATGAAAGGAACTCTAGAAACTATAAGAATAGCTAAAGGGTATAGTCAATCTGAAATGGCTAGAAAGCTTGAAATTCCGACTTCTACTTATTATGTATATGAGACTGGAAAAAGAAAAGTTCCTATGGATATTGCTGAAAAAGTATCTAAAATACTTGGTGAAGATATAAATGATATTTTTTTACCTGCTACTTTTACAGTTAGTAAAACAAAAACAAATCATACTG
- a CDS encoding helix-turn-helix domain-containing protein — protein MKNKLGKRIKQLREEKELSQLQLAKILNISNSTLSQYEAGNRVPSDDVKSKIAKIFDTTIDYLVGNSDVKNPYKNKPSLPEEFTSPEEAIKFILHKNVIMGFGGFDVNTMSDEEVLEFANELLNQLRLISYKYKK, from the coding sequence ATGAAAAATAAATTAGGCAAAAGAATAAAACAATTAAGAGAAGAAAAAGAATTATCGCAACTACAATTAGCAAAAATATTAAATATAAGTAACTCTACCCTTTCACAATATGAAGCTGGGAATAGAGTTCCTAGTGATGATGTAAAAAGTAAAATCGCAAAAATATTTGATACTACTATAGATTATTTAGTAGGCAATTCTGACGTAAAGAATCCTTACAAAAACAAGCCTTCCCTGCCAGAAGAATTTACTTCTCCAGAAGAAGCTATTAAATTTATTCTACATAAAAACGTCATCATGGGATTTGGTGGGTTTGATGTTAATACTATGTCAGATGAAGAAGTATTAGAATTTGCTAATGAATTATTAAATCAATTGAGACTGATTAGTTATAAATATAAGAAGTAA